The stretch of DNA GGACCTaggatttcattttttattacatagttaaagataaaattagGGCTAAatggattttgaaaaattaaaaatgcaaattagtCCTTTTTTGGCTATGTTCTTTGTCGACTatagaattacaaaaaaaaatccgcttgaatttttaaaattaaatttaaatgaaattatcaaATCTAGGCGTACTCTCTTTTGTTAACCTGCGACGTTTcgatttatttagaaaatgatCTATATTGACTCAATTCTAACTTTATCATCACGGCTTCACTTTACACCATTTTGACTGATTTAAATACTTGATAAAAGGAAAACgcttaaaaggatttttcaaataaaaaaacctctcactttatttcattaaatctaAAAGATAATTCCTTCCAAAAGATATGCCATAAACTAAATTCGACCACCCAATATTAAATCCACCACCATCAAAATAATGTGGTTTTTGGTTTACAtcaattgttggaaaattttcttcccataATGTATTTTGGGTTGGGGATGAAAactattattttcttctccccAATCCCGGAAAACTTCCACTCTTGGGATACCCAGGAAGTCCATTAAAGACGCATAAAAGCATGGGTATTTTCCGGGATCCTCTTCACcgcaattttctccttttccccATCTCCCAACCAACCATAGCTATGAGAGAGATGGTACAATGCATTCAATATTAATCCTCCTGGCTTAATTACTCGAAATTTTCACTTGGAGAGTCTTTGGTCTTTGCCTCACTCAAAAGATTAAAGAGCACTCTTCATGGAAGCACCACACAGTGGTGTTCCCTTTCATTTGATCCATGCTGATGAACTAATTGCAACTTTCTTCGCACGCGgataattgaatattaaaataatttcttggtGCCGTGATTGAGTCAAAGGATTCCGtagattgaattaaattcatctAAAGTGGTTGGAGGGGGACGGCGGCTATAGGACGGAAGGCGACTTTCAAAACGGAATCGTTGGCGCGGCTAAAAACGAAATGTGGTGGTTAGGCTCAATATTTGGGAAACAGGGGTAGATGTACTATATAGTACCTACAATACGTTCATCTGCACATGGAATAATCATGGACGAAGCGGTTCGTGGAAGGAGGAAATTGGACGACAGAGTCTCGTCATTCTCTGATTTAGCTCCTCATTCCGGCTTCACGAATATTGCATAATGGTCCTCGTCTCTGTCTATTTTATGTTCTTCAAGTGGCATTAGTCAAAAAAGGGGGAGATCCCAATATACGTAAAACTGAGGGAATTCCCTTTTGATGCCCCCTTCGCACTCAATACTGCTGGCAAAATTGACGCACAATTGTAGcgattaacaataaaaatagaaattcgaGAGCAAATAAAATCCATCCTCCCTTATTTCGTCTTCTCTTCTTTCGGGGGTTGTTTCCTCAAAATGTGTGGCATCAATATGAGAAATGGGTTGAGTGAGACTCAAATATATACACGCTTTGTAGGAAACTGCTCTATGTAAGGATAATTTGCATCGAAAAGGATCAAATGTCCCTTTTTTCTCAAACTAAGCAGCTCCCTAAATAAGGATGGAGAGAAAAGAAACCAATTATGACGCACACAATTGTTATGCAACTcctcttcaaaataaaatataaaaaatcataagcaTTACTCCAAATATTAACTATGTTGCAGCTCAATGTTTTGACATTTgggtaataaataaaactcccTTGGCCCCTTTTTTCCATCCGCAATAAACAGACGATCCTCTGTCAAAAAACCACTCGTGGAGGTTCTTTTTTTGTCGCCCATCAAAGGCAAGCCTTTTCAAACAGTCAAGCGCTTCcgaaaatgagagagagataTATTTGATGGGAAACATCCAAATTCCATTGACAGATAATCTCCGGGAAAATTTGGTAGCCCATGAATATATTTCTGATCAATATATGACCTATAAAATAAGAGAAGTGCTATTGATGGTccatgtggaaaaaaaataacgattttCGTGAGTTGTTTACTcaataaatacaataaaaactttatattctctttattttttattcagctataatttatttatatttgtaatttattctaTATATTATGCAGATTATTCAATCTTTTAGATATTTATGTTACAATAAAAACTTTACATTGTCCCTCTCTTTCGTTCAGAGTTgcttaaaatccttaaaatgcttttcaaattgaattataaatttaacttGATTTTTAAGCGACGTGGGATCAACGTTGAATATTGAGATGGGAAAAAAACCCAAACTCGCCGGTAGCGTCGCGTAGAAGAATTTGTGTCTAGCTAAACACGAATTTTCCCAAGCTTTCGGCAGGATTCAGCCTGCCTTCCTCAGGGGGTCTGAAGAGGATTTATTGAGCATAAGAAAACATAATTCacaacaaagagaaaaatattgactACAAGAAACTTACAAATTACGTTAAATACAAGCTAAACTCcgtcaataaaatttacatctGGAGGAGCCGAGGGGCATGGGAGCTCTGtaggaatgaaaattaattaaaataaagaagaaaattataagaaaattgagaaaaagagactctgtaattttttctcaattttcttataattttcttctttattttaattaattttcattcctaCAGAGCTCCCATGCCCCTCGGCTCCTCCagatgtaaattttattgacgGAGTTTAGCTTGTATTTAACGTAATTTGTAAGTTTCTTGTagtcaatatttttctctttgtttgTGAATTATGTTTTCTTATGCTCAATAAATCCTCTTCAGACCCCCTGAGGAAGGCAGGCTGAATCCTGCCGAAAGCTTGGGAAAATTCGTGTTTAGCTAGACACAAATTCTTCTACGCGACGCTACCGGCGAGTTTGGGTTTTTTTCCCATCTCAATATTCAACATATAAATTTAACTCATTCAAGATTATACTGGGTTtggtgaataaatttttgtattttcgcATAATTAAAAGGGAAGATTAAACCAGAGattaactgaaaattataatACTTACCAAGGGGAGGGTATTATgtattctttgaattttttatcccACTCATAGcttctcagttttttttcatccacttcaagttatttaattaatgttgTTTGTGAAACAAATACTGAGATTTTTCCAatctaaataatattttttgctactttttaataatttataaatcacTGAAGAGTTTcataaaaactattaaaagagagatatttttattggagagatttatgaatgtaaaagttatgcataaaaatagtttgatgcattacatataatatttaaaCTTGCAGAACAAATTACTAAAGTgcagttaaaaataaacttcaatttAACACAGTCTTCTAATAACTTATTCATTCTTTCATTAATACTATAATCACATAGATCTTTCTCTCATTTGATGATAGAATCTCAtagtaaatgagaaaaaatcataagacGGGATGAACTTAATTTTAAAGGATACTGCTAAAGTTTTGGGTTAtaaattctgtgaattttaatcaaaatttactattttatgCACACTCGGGATACGGGAATTTTCAACTCAAATCCTTCTACgtttattaatgattttacgAGCCATCTTGGACTGAGAATTTAATATCTTAATTTTatgagctagataatatagaaAATGCAGAGTTATGAATCCCCCAAAACAAAATTAGATAAGTTTCCGAAAGTTATATGCGGATTTAAACTCCTTTTGCGGTGTGGATATGTGACTTTTGCtcgaaataaattaattatcatCATCAGGAATGGTGTTGTGTAGAGGTCGTAGAGGTAAGGGCGTTTTAAGAGGTAGCAAACTGCATGACACTTTTCTCTGTGGACACTAAAAAGGAAAACACCCAAgtgatgtggaaaatttcttaaatgcCCCGGTGAGGTAACCCAATGTTTACTGCATGCAAACTCATCGAGAGGTCGACGGTGCTCCTTTTGGCTTTTGGCACTTTAACCCAACGCCGTCGCATCCTCCTGACCCGGTGTGCGCGCACACCAAGAAAGGACAAAAAGACAATCCCATGGCAAATGCAAAACGACGCCAAAAGTGTAGTGCACCAACTTAATGGTTACGTTAAACTTTAAGACACTCGTAAATCAAGTTTAGCATCACTTTGATATCACTCTCCTGTGAGGAGTATGAGCCACCGCGTGGGTGACTTGAGTGTCGCTATAATAGGGGGAGCATGGATGCTTTTCTGCACAAGTGTGGTTTCACTCCTCAACACTTTCTCAGCAGCACCCTCATGAGTGAAATGCATGACATTTAATAATTGCGAGGATGAGGCAAGAAAGTTTCTGCACATGATGCCATCTCCTCGCAAAGCGCTATCAATTCAATCCACAAAACCGGGGCGTCTCCTTTTGGGAGCAGTAGAGGGAAAAATTTTGCTCTAAATATCATGGAGGACTCATTTCCACCactaattcattcattttccgcAAATAGACAGAATCTTCTAAGAGGAAGAGTTTATGCAGTCAAATGTGTGATTTgccaaaatttcaataatttgttGGAACTGTGAATCATGATAGAATGAATTATTAGAGCGAATTTCTTCTAGCTTTATGATCCTTTATGTTAGTGTGATAATGAAGCATCGTCCTCTCAATACTCGCGTCCTTGCATAAAGTTGGAAGATAACTTAAGCCAAAACTTGATTATTGTTCGTTTTATTTGACGCAAggtttgaaagttttctcttttattttacactgtaatttatatatatatttcccaGATATATTAGGtaggtatgtacataattGTATACAAGtagtaaagtaaaattttcttcaattcatgcaaactttcattcatttctaCACACCAAAACGTGCGAGGTTGTTCTGTAAGTGAAGTGATTTGGAGAAGTTTGTTTGCTTATGTTTCCCCACAAAGTTTTAACTgcatgtaattaaaaatacattcatCCTAATAAAATGAAgctaatttaatttgtctGATAACATTTTGTTTACACACTTTGATAAGTTTAAGGGCATTTTCCGTGCGGCGGAAGATTATTTGAAGCGTTCGAAggcttcatttattttttgtttcttagAAAACTGCAAGATCTGATCTTGCAACTGGAGCTTCGGCAGTAACTAGTGTTTCTGGAGTTTTACATAATTGTTCAGCTTCATTAAAATGACGTCCGTTACTGCATTGGGTTCTTACCCAAAGGGTCTTTGTGCCCGATTTGTAGCATTCGTAATAAAATGCGGGATTTTCGTCATCAACAAACATACCCTCAGTTGTGCAGACAAAGTTGCAGGATTCTCCGGTAAATGTCAGCCTTCCTTTACACTTGACCACCACAATACCTTCAAGACTACTTGGCTGATTGCATATTCCGTAGTAGGTGGCATTGTTTGAGAGTGGCACTTGTATAACTCCAGTTTTGCAGGTGATTGTACCACAATCAGCTGTTACCTTCCTCTGTTTGCATCCCATTCCATTTGTTGTCCAAACATAACCAGGTGGGCATTCTAGGTTGATCGCCTCACCGTTGTAGCATTCAAAGTATTGGCTGCAGTTTGTGGGATGTGGGAAGAATCCATTGGGTGATGAGCATGCGAACTTTGACTTGGGAGGTTCCAAGCAATCTGCTTCTGGTGGTTGTTCCGCAACACAAACTTTGTTAGTCCTATCGCAATATTTTCTATCTGCAGGACACGCTGTCTGCGCTGGCTCCAAGTTAGGACCTAAACACGTCTAAAAGATATTGTcttctatgaaaattttctttaatattttaattttaatccacAACTTACCAGCATATTGTAGCAATCCAGGCATTTATTTCCATAATCAGCACCGCATACTGCTTTAGGATCATCAGCGGCTGGAGTAATAGTTGCTCTGCCTGTGAGAATTGACGGGAACAGTGCAGAACTGGCTGCTTGGCTCCCACAAATCTGCGCATATTTaagtaagaaataaaaaatacaatgcAACGTAAACATTTAGCTAAatcgagaattttttttcaaatctcttACCAAGGCTAAAACACCGAGTGCAACACACGACTTCATTTCACTGGTACTGATCTTTCAAGAgttggttaaaaattaaacgttcCTCCTTCAAGACACCTTCTTTTATACCATCTCAAGGCAATTGCGCACTATCTattgtttgataaaattttggaCAAATTCCTTGCATTAGCACTGCTAATTGCTTTATACCCAAGATAATGTCACGTGTTATATGGCCCCAAGGCGTCACTCCTTTCAGTGGGCTAACAAGATTCTTCGCGGGAGGATGTCTTGTTGATTGAAAGAAAGAGTTATAATCCTCTATCTTGACGGAAAAGTTGATAAAGATTTCTCAGAATTGAACAAAAGATTCGTTATCATTGCtatatactttaaaaaatttactaaaaggTTCCGCATTTTACCAGTTTTGGTCCATACATGCAGATTTTATTCTTGTCTTCCTGTCTCCACATGGCTTCCTCGTCTTTGAATTTTGGAACCATATAAAGACAATTCGCGTGGTGTTTACACAAAATCTCGGAACTTTTCTTGttgttaaatatttgtctgataaaaatattaggaGGTGTCTGTGAGGTAGGTAGGTGTGTGATAAGATTTGAGAAAGTGAATGAATTATATACACTATAAAGAATCGCTTGTGTTTTTAGAGGCACGTACTATGTTCCCAACATTAATGGGTCGGGAATGTCGTCATAGGTTCAATTTTgacctaattttcttttagatgtATATAGGTATTTAGGGAAGATATTAGAAATATTGTCTAAATGGATTTGATTTGATTGTTTTAGTTAATTGTTTTACaagtaaaattattcaacTAATGAAACTTGAATCTTCACAATTAATTAGATTAAGTTTAGGACCCACAATTCCTTTTAGTATCTAGATTTTCAGTTTTTAGATATTTTGCAATAGGTTctattaagattaaaaaaatgaaataatatttgaaatgaaagaGAATCATTACTACGCAGTTtctttttagtcttttttttttcagaaggacgttttctcaagaaaatgaagcacttttttttataaagcaTTAAAAACAAAGCGTTTACAAACAcgtaaagttctttttattaagaagcaaaaatttaaattatatacaataaaagaaattgtttttttttattatttcaataataatataacaaattttaatatctcTCTACACGtgtatattttcttaacaaataataatttatttattgaggaTGGATGTgctcaaaaatacaatttaagtgatatacatatatgtacagtacatatgtatatgacataatttattgcattgcagtgataataaaatttacaacagAATTTTCTCTGTCAAGGCCAGTTAAATAAAGCAAAAGCGCGTCACAatttataaagatttattaagatGGGCGTAgcaaaatttagaaattaaaagtgaagtaaatttttggaaaatgaagaaaaaaactaaatttattagtttgtgAGATAAGTATAGAATCTGCAATTCATTTCCACATAAAAACTAAATGTGGGTCAGAAAGGCTGGTGTGGGAGTTTTTAGACTGATATTTTGTCAAACTTTACTAAATTGGATTTGCTACGAAAGCCTAGGATCAGTgtttagaagctttttttttttcaaaaatatcggaaataaatgttatttaaaatttttttttaaaataggcAAATAGGATTTTACAATGTAAAGTTTCGATACGATTACGCCGCTTGTCTATCCCAGGAGTATCAGTCAaggagtgaaagaaaaaaaatcaggtaTATTATCAGGTGTTAGTTcgctttatttttattaaatattaatatcttgaattaattttctatttactaaaaaaaatcaaaataaaagtttattagataatatttaaagttatttgattattttcaaataatcatCTTTATTATACACAGGACTGAGTGGCTTCGTTGAAAACTCTGCCAAGGGTACAGGTCTTATGTTCAGAAACAAACTTGGTCCCGACTTTACTGCAG from Lutzomyia longipalpis isolate SR_M1_2022 chromosome 1, ASM2433408v1 encodes:
- the LOC129787459 gene encoding uncharacterized protein LOC129787459 — protein: MKSCVALGVLALICGSQAASSALFPSILTGRATITPAADDPKAVCGADYGNKCLDCYNMLTCLGPNLEPAQTACPADRKYCDRTNKVCVAEQPPEADCLEPPKSKFACSSPNGFFPHPTNCSQYFECYNGEAINLECPPGYVWTTNGMGCKQRKVTADCGTITCKTGVIQVPLSNNATYYGICNQPSSLEGIVVVKCKGRLTFTGESCNFVCTTEGMFVDDENPAFYYECYKSGTKTLWVRTQCSNGRHFNEAEQLCKTPETLVTAEAPVARSDLAVF